A single region of the Elgaria multicarinata webbii isolate HBS135686 ecotype San Diego chromosome 14, rElgMul1.1.pri, whole genome shotgun sequence genome encodes:
- the CEBPA gene encoding CCAAT/enhancer-binding protein alpha, which yields MEPGNFYEADSRPPMSSALHPHPHAHRHPTQQQQPPAPSPASAHPHLQQAGGYGYLAASELPDICEHENSIDLSAYIDPGAFNDEFLADLFQHSKQQQERAAKAGLECGAGAAMPGAGFPPGAGGLYGYADKLEAGAAYERLGPGPPPPLPGLRPLLIKQEPHEDDEAAALAALYPPPPAAAANCSHLQYQAAHCAQTTVHLQPGGQPTPPPTPAPSPHGAHHPHHPHPHRLHHAAAHAHAASPSPGGKSKKSLDKSSSEYRVRRERNNIAVRKSRDKAKQRNAETQHKVLELSSDNDRLRKRVEQLSRELETLRGIFRQLPESSLVKAMGSCA from the coding sequence ATGGAGCCGGGCAACTTCTACGAGGCGGACTCGCGGCCCCCGATGAGCAGCGCCCTGCACCCGCACCCGCACGCGCACCGCCACcccacgcagcagcagcagccgcccgcGCCTTCGCCCGCCTCGGCGCACCCGCACCTGCAGCAGGCGGGCGGCTACGGCTACCTGGCGGCGTCGGAGCTGCCGGACATCTGCGAGCACGAGAACTCCATCGACCTGAGCGCCTACATCGACCCGGGCGCCTTCAACGACGAGTTCCTGGCCGACCTCTTCCAGcacagcaagcagcagcaggagcgcgCCGCCAAGGCCGGCCTGGAGTGCGGCGCCGGGGCCGCCATGCCGGGCGCCGGGTTCCCGCCGGGCGCCGGCGGCCTCTACGGCTACGCGGACAAGCTGGAGGCCGGCGCGGCCTACGAGCGCCTGGGCCCGGGgcccccgccgccgctgccgggcCTGCGCCCGCTGCTCATCAAGCAGGAGCCGCACGAGGACGACGAGGCGGCGGCGCTGGCCGCCCTCTACCCGccgccgcccgccgccgccgccaactgCAGCCACCTCCAGTACCAGGCGGCGCACTGCGCGCAGACCACGGTGCACCTGCAGCCCGGCGGGCAGCCCACGCCGCCGCCCACGCCGGCGCCCAGCCCGCACGGCGCCCACcacccccatcacccccacccGCACCGGCTCCACCACGCCGCCGCCCACGCCCACGCCGCGTCGCCGTCGCCGGGCGGCAAGTCCAAGAAGTCGCTGGACAAGAGCAGCAGCGAGTACCGCGTGCGGCGCGAGCGCAACAACATCGCGGTGCGCAAGAGCCGCGACAAGGCCAAGCAGCGCAACGCCGAGACGCAGCACAAGGTCCTGGAGCTGAGCAGCGACAACGACCGGCTCCGCAAGCGCGTCGAGCAGCTCAGCCGCGAACTCGAGACGCTGCGCGGCATCTTCCGGCAGCTGCCCGAGAGCTCGCTGGTCAAGGCCATGGGCAGCTGCGCCTGA